The DNA window AAGTTTCAACATAACTTTGAAGCGATTCTTATAACAGGCTTCATAGGCTATATagctttacaattttttttctttcagttgaatgtctttttttttcctacttaAAAGTGAAACCCTTCCTTCAACTTGGAGAAATGCAACGCAGACTAGATTCATTGTATTGATGATCTGATACACAAGTAGCTACTTGTGATCTGAAATAGTACCATTTCTGATAAGTTACCTGATCCTATAGTTTATATGATATTGTAGCTATTATTAATTTCATGATGATCCTCTTTATTACATTTTTCATGAGCATACTTGCATTTATGCTTCATAGTGAGGTTGATTTCTATGATATAAAATCCCATTTACTTATCGACAGTTGAGATCGGAGGTGAACAAAATTTTGGAGAGTGCTCGAACAGGAAAGCTGATAGGCTCTAGCTTAGACGCAAAGGTCTATCTCCATGCGGAAAATGGTAACACAGTGTCCAAACTAAAGGATCTAGCTTCTGCAACCAATGATGCGGATGCTCTGCACCGCCTGTTTATCACATCTCAGGTAAACTCAAAATTAGAGATTGTTCTTCCGcattcaagttttttttacattgggggtggttgtttggctttttcacggcatatttataaactaaaagtaatttgtgaataaaaaaaattatgtatgtgttcttagcgagctATAAGCCAAGAttggaaaataaaccatgataaaaaagctccataatcaactttatatttaagattgaaaatacaaattttggcttataaatataaaccaaagtgaaaagaaaagggtgataatctttctttctttctgcaGGTGGAGATCCTTCCGTCCGTAAGCGACGAAACCACATCTGGTGTGACGTACACTGGAACTTTTAGCAGTGAGCGCACCGGCAACATCTGGATCGGTGTGACTCGTGCTGATGGTGAAAAGTGTGAGCGGTGTTGGAACTACACCCGGGACGTTGGATCTTTCGTTGATCATCCTACTCTATGCGCCCGGTGCCACGGTGTCATTGATCTGCCACCAGttcctgctgctgcagctgtcAGCTGAGGCTGCTCAAGAGTCACAAGGACCCTGATCGAACTATCAGCTTCATTTGAAGATTATTGGTGGAGTTGATTGATTTtgttctactttttttttctttgctttgtCCGATTATATACTATAGGAAGGGGGCAACTTGAAGGGGTTCTGAAACTTAGTTTCTAACTTCAATTTTTGCATGTACGACTACAATCAAGTCGTACCTTGATTCTGAAGTTTTGATTGAATGCTTTCTGGAGCTGTTAGTCTGTTACTGTATGGCAGAACTCACACAGATTATAGTTGAAAACAGTTTTGCACATGAACTCTTGGTGTACACATCTCCCAAATAGAACGTCAGCATTATGAAAAGTAACCAGCAATAAAGGggcatttatgcaaaaatCATGCTACTGTCAGCGTCTCAGCGATTCGAATCAGGGGTTATTATGAAAAGAAATTACCAGCAGACGGGGGACGTTTATGAAAGGGAAATCGTGGCCGTTGGATCTAAAACGCATCGGTGAAATCCCCCGTCCAGTCTATTACCACGGGAGGCCCGGTCGCCGGAGATCCACCCGCCGTCGCCCCCACTCCCCGGCACGCGAGAAACcacgccgccttctcctcgGTGACCTCCCCTCGCCTCGTCTCCTCGTTGTCAGTTTGTCACCCACCTCCACGCAGGATCGGCGCCCGCTGCCTCttctccgccgcggcgccgctccCTTATCCCTCGCGAGAAACCCGCCGAGACTTGCACGCTTAAGCCTTAAGCTTCTACCATTTGGATCAGGAGACCGGAGAAGGTGGAGGGCGCGGACCCCTGAGGCGGAACCAGCGAGGTGCGATCCCCCCTACATcggaggctgcggcggcgctgaTGGCGCATGAACGAGGTGGCGCTGCGTCGTCGGCTGCGGGTCCCGCCTCCGAGGAGGATGCGCTGTGAGTCTGTTGCCCAAATCCCTAGGTCTCGTGAGTGTGTACATTCCCTGACGCTTCAGACGTGCTTGTGGTGTAGTAATTTGATCTGAAGTCCGCGGCAATTGCAGCGGAATTTAGGTCATTCTCGTGTAGAGTGTTCGTGTGatgagttcagtggagtcgaAAATTTGGTGGATCACTCTGGCTTTGGCATGCGCCCGCGATCTACTACCAAATTTCGTGTGGGTACGGTGAATTTGAGAGAAACGAAGAGCACAGTGCTGTTTGCTTGTGGTACAAGCAAGGGTGACATGAATACTAGGAGACTTAGTTGAGCTGACTTGGCATTTACATGATTTTTCTATGACATTGTTCAGTTtgttctactttttttttcaatctcgATATATCTTCAGGATGTATAATCCTTCTTCCATGTAGGTTTATTGACTTACTACATGAAGCTCCCCTATCCAGTCATCGAGAGCCTAGAAGCATTGTTGGTGGCACCTTATACTGTATCttgttggttagttcaaattTCTTAATCACCCATCGTATTTATTGTGATTATACCTATGAAGATTACATTGAATATATGAGTTCATTCAATAAATATAATCTACAAAAGCTGAAACATACATATCTTTTCTATCTCTGCGCTATGTTACTGTCATTACCCATCAAGTCCTTGTTTTGCTTCATTTGTCCATTTTGTGGTAGctgtattttatatttctctcTAGGCAGGTTATGCAGCTGTGGCAGTGTCAGCTCCATGGATATTTTACCTTGTACCAGATATGATCCCTCCATTGCTATGCAGCTCCAACGTTATCCTTCTGGTTCTAACAGGTTTTCTTTCATATTAGCCGTGTCATGTTTCTGTTGCTGTTTTCTGTTTGGTACTCTATTTACTTATGTgtgttaattatttgtctCTTACTATGACTTGTTGTTTACATGGAACATAATGCAGGTATTTTTCAACAATATTGGGTTCACCAGGTCAGAAAAGTGAGATTGCAGGtgtttaaataaaacaattatcttttctttttacttcAACAGGAATCTTATTTGAACTTTGCATATTAAGTTATCCTCTGTGATGCAGGGATATTATGATTTTAGTGAGAAACTGAAGCGTATTGCTCGACTTCCATTTGCCACCATTGCTAGTGGTAAGTAGTACCAAATAAATTTGCCTGATGCTGTAATACTAGCatcttttccatttttttaatgtttatagcAAGTATGTATTACTTAACTGCACTTTTTTTCAACATGATTATCCTATGGTCTTTGGTATTGATTTTTAAGGATCTGTTTAGGAATTGAGATTTTGAGATAttcatatgtaaaatattttggtcattGGAATGACCCATTATTCAtgttctttttgttcttttggcAGGCATTGCTTCGATGCTCTTAATTGTAGTCTGGCAACCTCTTGTACAGATACTATCAGTTTCTCTATTGCTAAGGTATACCTTTGTAATTGCATGTAACCTCTGTATATTTGTCTGTTCTGTGTTGAACAGAAGTTGAGGTTTATCCAGCATCTTTTGTCACGAGGTTTGGTCATATACAATATGCACACTTTAGATGAATTCTACAGATTAACAATATTTGTTTCTCTTGTTTGGTAACATACATTAGTCTTTTTTTGGGTTCATTTCTCATTTCTTTCATTTGCTTTTGTGCAGGATTACTATTGTGGTTGAATCTGTGTGTGCTGGATGTTTTGTGAGCTTATACTTATGTGAGTCAAGTACTCAAGTTGTTTATGtgtcttattttatttttagatactTCGTTTTGACTTCTAAAATTGCAGCAATTATGCTTTGTTTCTGCAAACGTTAGAATTCCACAATTTTGAGttttgtttaaaatatttatcttgcaTCCTGAATTGTATAAATTAAGCAAATTCCACCATTTGATAGGATATTCCGCTTGTTTCTTCATGAAATCTTCAGTTGATCTACTTAATGAGAATATGGTATAGTCACAGGAAATGGGTTGAATGCAACGTTCCTCGACCAGAATGTGGGGACATTTTTGTTCCCACCTTGTAAAAACCTCTCGCAAGTAGCGTGTTATAGAACAGTAGAACTGTTAGGGAACAATGCTATGGCCGCAAAGGCACAAGAAAACTCCTAAAGCCGGTAGTGATAAGACTAATCTtattttagcatatatttttagtggtttatgtgatttttattatatctttattttatgttaCCAGCACATAATATATAATGGTAGAATCCTTATGTCAGGGatgtaattaataaataaactgtAAAAGGCCTTTTCCCAAACTGTAATCATCCAAGCAGATCCTTAGCCATGCAGGAGAAACCTTGCATGATGGAGGGTGCAAGGCCTTACTGACTTCTGTTTCaatctcttctttctcttgtGCTGCTACTAAGAGCATTGTTGTTTTTACCTTATAAATGAAAGTTTCAAGCcccattatttattttttctaatatgaaaTGTCCATTTGGTTCTTTTTACAGGGCACATCCACAAATACAACTCTTTGAATGGGCGCCCTGACATCTTGCGGTCTTTGTATTCTGCACTCCAACCATCTAGTACTTCGGAAGATCGAAGGTACAGCATTAAGGGCGTACAATAAATGCGTTGAACTCTTCCTTGATTACAATTGCCTATATAGTAGTCTGAAGACACATAGGTTGCTCATATCTCTCTATGAACATGTTCTATGTACAGTTTCTACGAACTCTTTGCTTCATGTTTATCAGAAAATAAGAAGAGTTACAAGTGTTGATATGTTGCCAAATATTCTTACTTGATGTACTCCCAGTATAGTTTCACAagtgttctttttcttttcatcagGTATTATGATGGTCGTCTTTCTGACCAGCAAATGGCACTGCTTCAGTACCAAAGGGAGAATATTCATTACCTGAGTGAGGAGGTACTTGGAAGATGAATGCAACTGTAAACTTGTAGTCCATTTaagttttgcaaaattattttttaaaaaacaacctGCAGCGTTCTTAGCAAATCCATTCTAAATGttgattatattatattgtgatagtatttgaaaatatttgtacAAGACAAACAGCAGAATTACCAGCCTTACTACTTATTGGAGGAATTTGCTGATCCTTGTATCTAGTTC is part of the Oryza brachyantha chromosome 2, ObraRS2, whole genome shotgun sequence genome and encodes:
- the LOC102720213 gene encoding protein FIP1-like isoform X1, translating into MAHERGGAASSAAGPASEEDALFIDLLHEAPLSSHREPRSIVGGTLYCILLAGYAAVAVSAPWIFYLVPDMIPPLLCSSNVILLVLTGIFQQYWVHQVRKVRLQGYYDFSEKLKRIARLPFATIASGIASMLLIVVWQPLVQILSVSLLLRITIVVESVCAGCFVSLYLWHIHKYNSLNGRPDILRSLYSALQPSSTSEDRRYYDGRLSDQQMALLQYQRENIHYLSEEVLRLQECLSKYQRTDVGSTPQADLAHLLASRDQELRALSAEMNQVHSELQLARGLIDEKDSEIQRIRVSNNQYIEENDRLRAILGEWSARAAKLERALEAERISSIELRKNNAKLRGQTYKEQNT
- the LOC102720213 gene encoding protein FIP1-like isoform X2, with the translated sequence MIPPLLCSSNVILLVLTGIFQQYWVHQVRKVRLQGYYDFSEKLKRIARLPFATIASGIASMLLIVVWQPLVQILSVSLLLRITIVVESVCAGCFVSLYLWHIHKYNSLNGRPDILRSLYSALQPSSTSEDRRYYDGRLSDQQMALLQYQRENIHYLSEEVLRLQECLSKYQRTDVGSTPQADLAHLLASRDQELRALSAEMNQVHSELQLARGLIDEKDSEIQRIRVSNNQYIEENDRLRAILGEWSARAAKLERALEAERISSIELRKNNAKLRGQTYKEQNT